TTTTCAATCTGCCCTTAGAGAACCACCACCAATCTCCATACGAATGAATCCAGGGAAACCCACTCATCACTACCCCAGTGTCGACCCCATCCCCTGGTCCAGGGAAGGGAGGTATCTGGAATCACGTCCAAGATTTACTGATGATCCTTTATTTCATGCCGGTGCCTACTATGTCCAGGAAGCCTCCTCAATGTTTCTAGAATATGTGGTGGAAGGTGTTATGGATCTCAAGCAGGATCATCGGGTCCTGGATCTCAGTGCAGCACCTGGAGGAAAGGCTACTCACTTGCAATCTCTTCTGACAAAAGACTCACTCCTGGTTGCTAATGAAATTATTGGCTCTCGAAATAAAATTCTTCGGCAGAATCTAGTCCGTTGGGGTGGTGATAATCACTTCGTAACCCAGAGCGATCCAAAATATTTCAAGAAACTCCCCAATTATTTTGACCTTATCCTGGTGGATGCACCCTGTTCAGGTGAAGGACTGATGCGAAAAGACCCAGGAGCTATTGGGGAGTGGTCCGAAGACAATGTGACACTTTGTTCACGACGTCAAAAGCGGATACTGGCTGATGTTGTACCTTCACTCTCCAATGGTGGTATCCTTATCTACAGTACCTGTACCTTTTCTGAAGTGGAGAATGAGGAAAATATGAAGTGGTTGGAGCAGGAATCAGGGCTGATGCCGCTTCCACTGGATATTCCTGAATCATGGGGCATTGTCCGGAGTGGACCAGAACGAGCTGGATATCGATTTTACCCCCACCACACCAGAGGCGAAGGATTCTTCATTGCAGCCTTCAAGAAAGCTGATTCACCATCCACTCCGAGGATTAAAAAAGGCAAACCTGGTCGGTTTCCAGAATTAGCTTCACCAGAAGACCGCAAATGGCTGCATTCTCCAGACAGATATACATTCCTAA
This genomic interval from Candidatus Neomarinimicrobiota bacterium contains the following:
- a CDS encoding rRNA methyltransferase, whose translation is MRDRLIKLPPPLESRLRKQLGEEFEHFQSALREPPPISIRMNPGKPTHHYPSVDPIPWSREGRYLESRPRFTDDPLFHAGAYYVQEASSMFLEYVVEGVMDLKQDHRVLDLSAAPGGKATHLQSLLTKDSLLVANEIIGSRNKILRQNLVRWGGDNHFVTQSDPKYFKKLPNYFDLILVDAPCSGEGLMRKDPGAIGEWSEDNVTLCSRRQKRILADVVPSLSNGGILIYSTCTFSEVENEENMKWLEQESGLMPLPLDIPESWGIVRSGPERAGYRFYPHHTRGEGFFIAAFKKADSPSTPRIKKGKPGRFPELASPEDRKWLHSPDRYTFLTREEHRIAIPKILYEDYLTINRSLRITSSGLYMGKVYHGQLKPSPELALNQALSKDIQSIEFSVEEALDYLAHINKSYGHDYPSGYNLVVHNSYGLGWLHVLNTGQIRNKYPAAWRILQRHAKN